In the genome of Moorena sp. SIOASIH, the window TTCCCACACTCCCCCCTCTTGCCTCTTGCCTCTTGCCTCTTGCCTCTTGCCTACTCCCTACTCCCTACTCCCTACTCCCTACTCCCTACTCCACCCGATTCCACATCCGTTGAATTTCCCCAATCACCTCAGAATTTGGTGGTGCTAAGGTTTTTAAATTAGGGTCAGTTTTTGCACCGGGAATACGTTTTGTCCAAGGACTGCCGGAGACAGATTGCAAATCAATACCCCCAACCACAGGACGAAAACCGTATTGCACAAAGGTTTTTTGTTGTTCTGGAGCAGTCAGGAATTGGAGGAATGTCCGTGCTGCTTTTACCTGTTGGGAGTTCACATCTCTGCGGACAATGGCTGCGGTGGAAACCGTTTCAATGGTGGGGTTAAAATAATAAATCTGATAGGGCTTGCTTTGAGTCTGGGCTGCCTGTTCCCAACGGTAGAGGGCAATGCTTTCATATACAGTCGCAACATCTGCCTCATTGGGGCCACGGGTAATAAACTCTTGCAATAGAGTGTCCGTTGACCGTGGCGGTTGATAGACAGACCGCTTGACTAAACCGAAAAGAGACTGGGTTTCGGAGCTATTAAAATTAGTTGGGGATAAGGTTGCGCCCCCAGAATTACTCTGTGTCCAAAGACTTAAGGTCAGTTGTCCGCTATTGGAACGATTAGGATCGGTAGTCACAAAATCAAAACTACCCCAGTTAGGATTGCCTCCAATCTCCTGCCAATTGCGCTTTTTCATGGCATTTTCTAGTCTTAACCATTGAAAACGACCATCAGGAAACAGAATTTGTCCCCGTTCTGGCCAAGCAATACCTACTAAGAGGGTTTTGGCAATGGGTTGGGGGTTATCATAAAAGGGGGCACTAGTGTTTTGGGCTTGCCAGCGGACGCTTAACTCATTCAACAAAACCCCATTGGCGGGAATTAAAATTGTGGGTTTAAAATCATTTTTTTCATTGAGATAGCGATTGACTAATTCCTGGGAGCCTTGGAATTTAAATTCGATGTTAATATTAGAATGGGTTTCTTCAAAACGTTGTTCAAGAACAGCCAGGGGTTCTTGCAATTCTGTTCCAGTGACGACATAAAGGGTTTGTTGTAACCCTGGTAAAGGAGCGTAGGCAATGCCTAGGGAAACAGCGATAATCCCCAGGGAGGTAATTGTTTTAGTTGTTTTATTATTCATGAATTATTATCCATTTAAGATAGGAAAAGAGCCATATTGTCTTGAAAACCTGCCAATTCGGTACTGAGGGAGCGCAATTCTTCCACGGCTTGGGTATCTTCTAAATTGCTTGTGCGCAGGCGATTCTGCAACTGTTGTAGAACTCCCGCTGTATCAGTAATCAAAGTAGCTAGAGCAATCACCTGGGCTTGTCTGGCATCTTCCCCTTGTCTGGCCAGGGTAATGTTGTGTTGCAAGCTGGTGGCTAATTGCTGTAATTGTTGCCTAGCGACTCCAGAACTATTAGTTTTTTTGGCTTCTACCTCTTGCAACTGCTGCTGTAACTCGGTTACTGAAAGCAGGGAGTCTGTACCATGGAGACGTTGGGAGAATTGGTCAATTTTGCTGGGTAATTCCAATGCGCGATCGCATGCGAATTGAATCGTAGAAAGTAGCTCCATTTCTGTAGTAGCAAGGGCAAGTTTTTCCGATTCTGAGCGCAGGCTTTCTGCTTTTTGAGCAATCAGTTGAGCCTGTTGTCGTACCTGTTGTAATTCCCTTTCCAAAGCAGGGTTTTGTAGGGTCGGGGGTCGTTGACTTTCCTTTTGCTTAAGAACAGTGGCACCAGCCACCGTGACCACTCCTGCTAGGGGAATAGCAATGGGGCTGGGAAGTCGAGCAACTCGTACTGCGATCGCTAGCACTACACCTCCTGCTAAGACCGCTAGGGGATAATGAAGAGGATTTGCAAAGGTTAACATGGGTTGGCTCATGGGTAATATCATGTCCGGTTGAATACTTACACGAGGCGTGAAAGGAAGGCAGAGGGCAGAAGGCACCCACCCCTAACCCCTCCCAGGAGGGGAATGGCAGAAGGAAAGGAGTAAGGTTTAAAGGGAGAAGGTTTTGTATCACTAATTATCCTGACATGATATAATTAGCGACTGATAATTTACTTAAACTGTATAGCGTTTTTCATAACTATTAGGTACACAGGATTTTTTCACTCTTGCCTCTTGCCTCTTGCCTCTTCGCTGTTCCCTGTTCCCTGTTCCCTGTTCCCTAAAACCCAAGAATCTGTACCTCACCCAATTGAAAACTGCTGTACTTAAAACTCAACTTGTAAATCTGCGATCAACTTAGAAATCGTTTCGGGATTGCCCTGACGATAATAGCCCCCATTTACTTCAGCAATTGTTTGCAGTACTTTAGGATTAAATTCTCCTTGTTTGCCGTAACCTACGGTGAAAAAAGCAATACTTTCATCGGTTTTAAAGTTACTGGTTTGTAATTCTTGGGAGAGGCGGTCGAGAGTAATTTCTGAGCCAGAATCCTCACCATCGGTCAAAATCAACACCGCATTAATCGCGTCTGTTTTAAAATTTTGTTTTAACCAGTTCCGAGCAAAAATAGCACTATCATATAATCGAGTTCCTCCCCCAGCTTTCAGACTACCGATAAATTTTATACCCTCAGCTTTTCCTTGGGGTGTGCCTTCCACCATAAATGGTTCCTTAATCTCATTACTGAAAGGAATAATGGCAATCTTTTCCCTTGAACCGAGATTCTGGACGTAGTTCAGTAAAGTATTCTGCACACCCGAGAGTTTCTCACCTCTCATAGAACCGGAAACATCTACGACTAAAGCAACTTGGGAAGGTTTTTTGGCGTAGCTTTGCCAACTTTGCAACATCGCTTCTACCACTTCCGGTTTAGGAGGACGGTAGGAA includes:
- a CDS encoding substrate-binding domain-containing protein, whose amino-acid sequence is MNNKTTKTITSLGIIAVSLGIAYAPLPGLQQTLYVVTGTELQEPLAVLEQRFEETHSNINIEFKFQGSQELVNRYLNEKNDFKPTILIPANGVLLNELSVRWQAQNTSAPFYDNPQPIAKTLLVGIAWPERGQILFPDGRFQWLRLENAMKKRNWQEIGGNPNWGSFDFVTTDPNRSNSGQLTLSLWTQSNSGGATLSPTNFNSSETQSLFGLVKRSVYQPPRSTDTLLQEFITRGPNEADVATVYESIALYRWEQAAQTQSKPYQIYYFNPTIETVSTAAIVRRDVNSQQVKAARTFLQFLTAPEQQKTFVQYGFRPVVGGIDLQSVSGSPWTKRIPGAKTDPNLKTLAPPNSEVIGEIQRMWNRVE